The genomic stretch AATGCCCATACCGCCCACACCCTGGTCCCCGATCCCGAGAATACCCTCCGAGTCGGTCGCGACGATCATCTCCACGTTCTTGTACGGGAGGGACTCAAATATGTCGTCGATCCTGTCGATGTTGTCGGGCGAGAGAAATATCCCCCGGGTAAACCTGAATATGTGGCTGTACTGCTGGCAGGCGAGACCGACGGTGGGTGTGTACACGATCGGGATCATCTCCTCGAGGTAGTCGAGGATGAGCGCGTAGAAGAGCGTCTCGTTCCTATCCTGGAGAGACCGCAGGAATATGTACTTTTCCATGTCGGACCGCTTCGCAGAGAAGTTCTCATAGCTCTTCAAGACCTGGAGCTCGAGCGTGGAAACGGCGCTCGGTAAAAACCCGTCGATCCGAAAAAGCCTCCTCTCCTCGTGGGCAAATGCAGCCCCCTTGTTGAGAACGGGATTGTGGAGCAGTTCAAAACCGCCGGAGTCGATCTCGTACACATCCTCGCCTTTTTCATCCTTCAGGATCTTGAATCGAAGCATGACGGCCTCCTGTCCATATTCGTGCACGTTAAAGGGATACGTCGGGGATCAAAGCGGTTACACATAATATTATATAGTATAAAATTTGGGGAGGGGAGGGCGGCGCGGGCCCGGAAGGACGGGTATCGCCCGGCAGGGCGACGGCTCACGGTCGTGGAGATGACGCTCCCGGCGAATCGTGCATGATCTCGGTGCCGCCGACCCTGAGGTTTTTCACCGCCGAATCATCCCTGAGTTGGGCGAGCAGCGCTTTCACGCACTGGGAGTCGAACTGGAACCCCGCATTTTTCCACAACTGCTGGACCGCCTCTTTCCGGGAAAGGCTGCTCCGGTAGAGCCGGTCCGACGTCATCGCATCGAAGGCATCGGCGACCGCCATGATCCGGGCCTCGATCGGGATGGCATCCCCGGAAAGGCCGTCGGGATACCCGTGCCCGTCAACTCTCTCATGGTGATGCCGGACGCCGGGGCAGAGCCTCCTGAGCGAGTGCATCGGCTTCACGATGTTCTCGCCGATCACCGGGTGGGTCTTTATGACCTCGAAATAGTCATCGGGCGATTTGCGCGAGGAATTGTGGAGGATGGTGTCGGGTATGCCGATCTTCCCGATATCGTGCAGCAGCGATGCCTCCTTTACCAGCTTTACGACGTACTCGGGCAACCGCAACTGCGCGGCTATGCCCCCTGAGAGTTCGGACACCCTCTTTGAGTGCCCGTTCGTGTAGATATCCCTCGCCTCGACGGCCGCGGCAAGCGAGGAGATGCTTTCGAAATAGGTCTTCTCCATGCTCTTGCGCAGCTCCGCATTGTCGATAGCGGTAGCTACCTGTGCGGCAAGGTTCTGAAGCATCAGGACATCGTCCCCGCCTATCTTCCTGCACTTCGCATCGGACCCCTCGCTTCCGGGAGAATCACCCCGTCCCGACGCAACCGTCAGTACGCCGAACACCGTGTAGGACCTGATGAGGGGAACGGACACGCTGTCCCCGAAGAACCGCTGAAACTCGCGCAGCCCCCTTTCCTTCCAGCCGCCGTCCCGGCCGCGGTGAAGAACCAGGGGGCGAGCGCAATCGATGACCCGGCCAAGCAGCTCCTTTCCCGCCACCGGGAAAGAGGACTCCTCGCCGGGGGAGAGGCCGACGTGGGAAATGATCCGGAACTCTCCCTCCGAGCCGATGACCGTCACGACCCCCTTCCTGTACCCGATGATATCTACCATGCTCGAGAGGGTTACCGTCAGCAGGCCGTCGATCTCGACGGGAGACGCGACGGCCCGGGAAATGTGGCTCAAAAGGGTCTGTATGTGCTGTTTCGAGCTCTGCAGGTCTTCGATGTTTTTCTGGAGCCTCTCCGTTATCCTGTTGACATTATTGGCCAGGTCATGCAGCTCATCGCCGGAGGAGGGCCGCGCACGCCTGCTCAAATCACCCGATGCGACGGCCTCCACGTCGTCCACCGTATCCACCAGGGACTTTACGATCGCCCGCAGGATCAGGCGGCCCGCAAGGCCGAGGAGGACCAGGAAGACAACGAGGAAGGTAACCTGCGCCGCCTTCCCTTCGAGTTCCAGGAAGGGCAAAAGGAGATAGAGGGAGACCAGCATCGGTATCACGTAGAGTATGGCGAAAACGATGGAAAATCTCTCGACGATCGATTTCCTGCGCATCGAACCCTTTTGTCTCGACAAGCCCTGCTACCTCCGCAGATAGTGCGTGGAAACAATCCCCCCGGAGAGACCGATTGATTGCTCCCGGGTATTCTTTTCGGCAAAAACCCGCCGCACCTTGAACAGGGGAAACCGGCGAGAGACTCTGGCAGGGAGGGCCCGCCCCGGCAGCCGCTTCGCCGGGGTCAGCGGGCCTGATTTGCCCTGTATAATAGCAACACTTTGATGTACTATATTTTTAAAATCTACTGAAACCGGTCTCTATGGACCTTTCAAGATTTTTCGAATCATATATCGGATTGTTCATCGCCCAGTCATTCAGCCACACATTTATCACCGCAATTATCGTCCACAGGGCCATAAAGTCGTGGCGCATCAAGAGTCCGGCCCTGAAACAGAAGTTCCACTACCTAGCGATCATATTCCCCCTCGCAGCCTTTCCCGCGTACCAGCTGATCAACCCCGCAAGAAGGAACCTCTCCTTCCGCCTCGGGGCCCTCTTCGACATGAACAGGTGGCTTACCCTGGAGATCCTGGGCAAAATTCCCGGGCACGCTGTTTTTATCCTTCTCCTGCTCGTCACCTCGTGCATCTTCTTCTTCCAGGAGGCGCTTCCCATCATCCGGCACCTCCTCGCCCCCCAGAAAAACGCACATGGGGAAGACGGGGGAAGCAAGGCGCAGGTCCGGCATGTCCTGGAAAGCCTGCCGGGAGAGAAGCCGAACTTTTTCGTCCTCGACGACGAAGACCTGCTCCTGTACTCGACCACAGGCAAAAATGCTTCCATTTACCTGTCCCGGGGCCTTGTGGAATCGCTCGACACCGAGCAGCTGCGGGCGGCCCTGGCCCACGAAATAGCCCACATCGACAGGAACAAAAAGCCCCTCCTGCTGGTCGTCTTCCTCTTCAGGGTCATCCTCTTCTTCAACCCCGTCGTCCTCCTCGAGTTCAGGAGGGTCGTCCAGGAAGAGGAGAAGATATGCGACGATATGGCGGTGATGAAAACGGGGAAGCCCTCGGTCCTCGCCGAGACGCTCAAGAGGCTCTACCTGCCCGATCACGGCGGGGGGAAGATCAGCATGAAGGAGCTCGGACGGGGGGAGAAAACCTTCGAGGAGAGGAGCCACATCCTGCTCATCCAGAGCAGGATCACGAGACTCGAATCCAAAGAAAAGGAAGACCCGGGAAACTCCTGGCTCAAAATTGCCGCGACGATCGCACTCGTGGCGTGGATAAATTACTTTATCGTGTGAGGACGATGGAGGAAAAATCCTTCAAGAACAGGCTCCTTCGCATTTTTTCCCTGTTGCTGGCGGTGGGGGTCCTGATCCTGGCTTTAAAGATCCTGAACTGGGTCCCTCTCGCCCTGGACAAAGACATCATCAGGAGGTACGCCAGCATCGAGGAGGTTCAGGGATCGCTCAAGATAGCGGACCTCCACATTCCCTCCTACTTTCCCCAGACCATCCGGTGGCCCCCCTCGGAGATACTGGCCCAGGGAAAACCCTTTCCGGGCCTGATGATGGAGTTCCGCGACATAGAGAAGGGGGAGGCAACGCTCATCATCACCCAGGCGAAGGCCCCCCATTTCAACCCGGACAGCAGGATCGGCATAGAGGAGGTCAAAGAGAAGGTCGGCTACGACCTGAAGGGAAGAAAAGCCCTGCTCGAAGTCGGCTCATGCCCGGGCGGCGGGCCCTGCAGCATAATCTCCTGGGCCGAGGGGGACTACACGATCCACGTATTCCTGAAAGCGCCGCCGATCGAACTCATACGAATCGCCGAGAGCATGCTCCGCTGACCATCCCGCCTCATGCGGTTATGCAGCGAAGGGGTATTCGCGGCTCTGGCATACGCCCCCTGCCTGCCCGGGTGGCCATGCCCCCTGCAGAGCGCAGACAGAGGCTCACAGGGGCCCTCCGAAAGCAATTTTCCAATATTACAACAACTTTTACCCCCGCATAGGGACTATTTCCCCGAAAAATAGGTATTTATCCCAATTGTCGGTATTTTTGCCTTCTCCTATAGTGGAATCATGGAGTGGAGAAAACAAAAAATCGCAGGCGGGAGAAGAGGCGATAAGCGAAAGCACTCCCCCCGCGATGATGCGGCCACGTCAGAAGAAAGGAGGTGAGAGACATGGTGAGGCATTCGGGAGGACACAAGGTAAGGGGCGGCACGTACTGGAATGCCGAAAACGGTTCGATGATCCACCTGAAAGGCGAGAGCACGCTTCCGGGCGGGAAGGAAAACATCTACTACCGGATCCCCTTCGTGCTTCTTTTTCCCTTCGGGATGGTCCTGGGCGGGCTCTACATTTTCGCCCTCCCCGTCATCGGCGTGGTGAACGCCGTATCCGTGGTCGGCCAGAGGGCCTTCGGCGGGATCTTGAGCCAGCTTCGCAAGAGCATCTCCTTCGGTTGGAGGCCCACGGAGGCATACCTGGCGGGGAAGAAAAAGAGGGAAGGGAAGGAAAACGGAAAGGGAAAGGTCGCTGAATGAGCTCTTTCTCCCCTGCCGGGCGTAAACCGGGAGGATCAAAAAGCGAAAAAAAAGGAGGTAAACCATGCATACGCTCTTGGATTTCCTCACACACGTCAAGGGAGTCGAGTACATCATTTCCGTTCTGTTCATCGTCGCCTTCATCCTCTACCTGGAGGTCCTGAAACCGAGACCCTTCAGGACGCTGCTCCATGAGACCCGGGAAGACCTCGATTTCATGAAGGCATCGGGACTGAGAAATGCCCTGAAAACGGCGGGCAGCATCATCGCCGCCCCCTTCATCGGGCTCTTTTACGTGGTGTGCCTGCCCTTCATCTTCTGCTATGCCGTCGGCATCGAGGTTCTGAACATGGCGATCGGAGGGCTGGAATCCCTGCTCAACGCCGCAGGGAAGAACGTCTCCTTCGGGTGGAGGCCCCAGGAGGCCTACTTTGCCGGCAGGAAGAGGGGGAAGAAGAGGCCCGTGGAGGAGGAAGCGGAAGAGGAAGATGATGCGAAACGTGAAAATCAGTGACGGGATGCACGTACCGGGAAGGAGGCCGGATCCATGAAAAGAGAAACTATCACCGCTTTCACGATCAGCCTGTGTGTCTGCCTGATCACTTTTTCGGGCGCCATCACCGGTTCTTACACGCAAGCCTCCGGGGACGATGCGGCGGTCAGCGCCATGCCCGGTGTGATCGTCCTCGGCAGCATCAGCGACAAGTTCGAGCCCGTCACCTTCGACCACGCCGAACACGTGGATATGGCTGACAGGTGCGGCGACTGCCATCATCAGCACGGGACGGAGAAGACGCTCTCGTGCAGAAAGTGCCACGAGATCGACCCGTCGGCATTCCAGCAGTCTGCCGCAGGAGGCAGCTTTTCCCCGTGCAAGACATGCCACGCAGAGTCCTTTCAACCGGGGAAGCTGAACATGCCCGGGCTCAAGGCCGCCTACCACCGCGCCTGTTTCAGCTGCCACCGGGACGTGAGCGGCATCGGGGGCGATCCCAAAGGGTGCACAGAACTCTGCCACGAAAGAAGAGAAGAGGCGGCAGGAAGGATGGACTAGGTGAAAACTGTCACGGAAAGAGGAGGCCCTCTATGGGAAAGGAAACGAAAAAAGCAGGTGTGAAAACCAGCAGGGGAAAGAAAGGAGATGGCGCAGGGGTGAAGTGGAGCAGGAGGGATTTTCTGAAGACAGTCACCGCAGCGGGAGGCTCTGCCCTCGTGGCCACCCCGTCGAAAGCCATCGCCTATAAGAAGCTGGAGGGATGGCCCAACCGCCTGGGAATGCTCACAGATCTCTCGCAGTGCGTGGGCTGCAGGAGCTGCGAGCGGGCCTGCAACGAGGCAAACAGCCTGCCGGCCCCGGGGGTTCCTTTCGACGCGAAATCCGTATTCGCAGAGAAACGGCGGCCCACGGCCAGCGCATACACGGTAGTGAACAGATACGAAAACCCGAAAGACCGGGGAGAGCCGATCTACCGGAAAGTTCAATGCAACCACTGCAACGAGCCCGCATGTGCCTCCGCGTGCCCTGTCCGGGCATACAGAAAAACCCCCGAAGGAGCGGTCCTCTACAACGCCGACCTCTGCTTCGGCTGCAGGTACTGCATGATCGCCTGTCCCTTCTACGCCCCCGCATACGACTATGAGAGCGCCTTCGAGCCCCGCGTGGTCAAGTGCACCATGTGTTACGAGAGAATCACGAGAGGAGGCGTCCCGGCCTGTGCGAAAGCCTGTCCCGTGGAAGCGATAACCTTCGGCAAAAGGAAAGACCTGGTCAAGCTCGCCAGGGCGAAGATCTCGAGGGACCCCGACAGGTACCTGGACCAGATCTACGGGGAGCACACAGCAGGCGGGACGGGCTGGCTCTACATAGCCGGCGCACCCTTCGGGCAGCTCGACTTTCCGACGGACCTGCCCGACACCCCCCTCGTGGAACAGACGAAGGGATTTCTCTCCGCCGTCCCCCTCGTGCTCATCCTGTGGCCGGCAATCCTGGGGCTCTGCTATTCAGCCATGAACCGAAAAGGCGAGATGCATGCCGGCGACGGCGGGGAAACCCGAACGAACGGTAAGGAGGATGAAAAATGAAGGAAGACTCTGTGGTGAAAACGGAAACCTTTCCGGCCCGCTTCATGGACAAGCTCTTCATGGGCATGCCGCTGACGGACTATATGAGGAACCTCATGACCCCCTTCAACGCTTTTGCCATGTTCGTGCTCTGCGTCGGCGTTCCCCTCATGGTGCTCAGGTTCACCAGTGGCCTTGCAACCGTTACCCACGCCTCGAATGAATATCCCTGGGGGATTCTCCTGGGCTGGGGGCTCTTCGCCGGCGTTCCCCTTTCGGCCACGGGCTACGTCATGGCCACCACCGTGTACGTCTTCGGGTACAAGGAATATCANNNNNNNNNNNNNNNNNNNNNNNNNNNNNNNNNNNNNNNNNNNNNNNNNNNNNNNNNNNNNNNNNNNNNNNNNNNNNNNNNNNNNNNNNNNNNNNNNNNNATGCTCTCCACGCTCCACCAGTCCGCTCTCGGGGCTCTCTTTCTGCTGGCGCCGGGGAAGCTGCACCCCCTCTGGTACTCCTCCTTCATCCCCGTGTTCTTCTTCATATCCAGCATCTATGCCGGGTGCGCCATGGTCATCGCCGTCAGCACCATCGGGGCCCGCTTTCTGAGAGAGAGAGCCGACGGGCAATTCCTCGGATCCCTGGACCGGCTGACCATCGGCCTCGGGAAGTGCGCCTGCGTCGTCATCTTCGTCTACTTCACCCTGAAGATTATCGGCGTGGCCCACGACAACAACTGGGACNNGAGTTCAGCCCTGCAATCCTCGAGTGGCTGCACTCCAAGCGGGTCCGGAAGTGGGCGATCATGATTACCCTCGCCATGACGATCGCCGGGGTGATGCTCTCCACGCTCCACCAGTCCGCTCTCGGGGCTCTCTTTCTGCTGGCGCCGGGGAAGCTNNNNNNNNNNNNNNNNNNNNNNNNNNNNNNNNNNNNNNNNNNNNNNNNNNNNNNNNNNNNNNNNNNNNNNNNNNNNNNNNNNNNNNNNNNNNNNNNNNNNNNNNNNNNNNNNNNNNNNNNNNNNNNNNTCGTCATCTTCGTCTACTTCACCCTGAAGATTATCGGCGTGGCCCACGACAACAACTGGGACCTCCTGGGAACCCCCTATGGCTACTGGTTCCTCGTGGAGACCTTGATCTTCGTCCTTTTACCCGGGATCCTCTACACCATGGGCGTGAAGAAAAAAAGTGCCGGGATCGTGCGCTTCGCGTCTTTCTTCGCCATCGCCGGCATTGTCCTGAACAGGCTCAACGTATCGATGATCGCTTTCAACTGGAACCTCCCGGGCCACCTGCACTCTCTCATCCCCCCCTGGAAGGAGGGATTTCTCGTGCTCACGATCATCACCTTCCACATTCTTCTGTTCCGGTGGATCCTGAACCGCATGCCCGTTCTCCGGGAGGACCCGCGATATGGGTTACACGGCGAATGAATTTGCCTGCCGCGCTTAAAGACGACGGCGGAGGATGCAATGGAAAACCGAGGCTCAGACAGGAAAGCAA from Deltaproteobacteria bacterium encodes the following:
- a CDS encoding HD domain-containing protein codes for the protein MSRQKGSMRRKSIVERFSIVFAILYVIPMLVSLYLLLPFLELEGKAAQVTFLVVFLVLLGLAGRLILRAIVKSLVDTVDDVEAVASGDLSRRARPSSGDELHDLANNVNRITERLQKNIEDLQSSKQHIQTLLSHISRAVASPVEIDGLLTVTLSSMVDIIGYRKGVVTVIGSEGEFRIISHVGLSPGEESSFPVAGKELLGRVIDCARPLVLHRGRDGGWKERGLREFQRFFGDSVSVPLIRSYTVFGVLTVASGRGDSPGSEGSDAKCRKIGGDDVLMLQNLAAQVATAIDNAELRKSMEKTYFESISSLAAAVEARDIYTNGHSKRVSELSGGIAAQLRLPEYVVKLVKEASLLHDIGKIGIPDTILHNSSRKSPDDYFEVIKTHPVIGENIVKPMHSLRRLCPGVRHHHERVDGHGYPDGLSGDAIPIEARIMAVADAFDAMTSDRLYRSSLSRKEAVQQLWKNAGFQFDSQCVKALLAQLRDDSAVKNLRVGGTEIMHDSPGASSPRP
- a CDS encoding M48 family metalloprotease, giving the protein MDLSRFFESYIGLFIAQSFSHTFITAIIVHRAIKSWRIKSPALKQKFHYLAIIFPLAAFPAYQLINPARRNLSFRLGALFDMNRWLTLEILGKIPGHAVFILLLLVTSCIFFFQEALPIIRHLLAPQKNAHGEDGGSKAQVRHVLESLPGEKPNFFVLDDEDLLLYSTTGKNASIYLSRGLVESLDTEQLRAALAHEIAHIDRNKKPLLLVVFLFRVILFFNPVVLLEFRRVVQEEEKICDDMAVMKTGKPSVLAETLKRLYLPDHGGGKISMKELGRGEKTFEERSHILLIQSRITRLESKEKEDPGNSWLKIAATIALVAWINYFIV
- a CDS encoding 4Fe-4S dicluster domain-containing protein, giving the protein MGKETKKAGVKTSRGKKGDGAGVKWSRRDFLKTVTAAGGSALVATPSKAIAYKKLEGWPNRLGMLTDLSQCVGCRSCERACNEANSLPAPGVPFDAKSVFAEKRRPTASAYTVVNRYENPKDRGEPIYRKVQCNHCNEPACASACPVRAYRKTPEGAVLYNADLCFGCRYCMIACPFYAPAYDYESAFEPRVVKCTMCYERITRGGVPACAKACPVEAITFGKRKDLVKLARAKISRDPDRYLDQIYGEHTAGGTGWLYIAGAPFGQLDFPTDLPDTPLVEQTKGFLSAVPLVLILWPAILGLCYSAMNRKGEMHAGDGGETRTNGKEDEK